One genomic segment of Candidatus Poribacteria bacterium includes these proteins:
- a CDS encoding T9SS type A sorting domain-containing protein yields the protein MKHIRSFFLVFLAYIAFVFPADAQQNIAQQAYLILERNCFNCHGPAGSHKEHIVIDSAENLVKMGAVVPRNPGASELYTRLQHKDPAKRMPLGQPALSPAAMAIIENWILQGAPSWDVQGEVVDFITTDAMLTSIQEHLKTLDAFDRPSARYFTMTHLYNAGEGPEALRAYQIALSKLINSLSWGFGVINPEPIDAAKTIFYIDLRDYEWDTREAWSHIEAVYPYTIEFNAEHHGRQLLKLTYLRGEMACEVPFVYVDWFLATASLPPLYHDILALPETEHELELELGIDVARNLRHAPGVRVWRAGTNDSGVSNHNRVVERHTSRYGAYWKSHDFDGSAGAKNIFTHPLSFERAGGEVIFNLPNGLQAYYISDAQGNRIDVAPTEIVSNPAASDPAVRNGISCIGCHTEGMKAFEDGVRSTIMQTANPGFDKAHALRLYVEKKVMDRLLAEDTDRYGEALKETGGVFDDIEPVSRFYEAFQGPLDASQAAAAIGMETEVFLAKIRQEPSLQNLGLTGLLTGGGGNVKRDVWESNFSDLVACVYGDECVAPPTPTLTPTPLPVFGHPIPDVNLRAAIAESLGETPASLTTEDIAKLRRLEADESGISDLRGLEYATRLERIELRRNAISDLSPLRNLTRLNNIKLRGNRITDVSPLGDLINVDWLGLEENAITDLRPLKKLIKLNGIGISGNPISDVSPLASLISLERIDAWRTPISDFSALAKLPRLRWIELGNDRSISKLPSLKGLKALRRLEIRDCSISDLSGLSALTQLEWLSLVNNAIVDVSPLANLTALKHLNLDANLITDASPLAKLARLEVLYLENNIITDVSGLSGFKNLERLDLRNNGISDFSPLEGLPDKTFVRMEGNPGFPSGGPKITGPWLWAIVPGTRLDDRTDFLSRATGGAATEIKVATNGAKEGKAVGKRKWALHRLSATEGNNINRMTDSLGWGTGEEIYDHIVYGSVVLDSPEEQETTMLVGSDDAVKVWLNGALVHKALVARGAGDYQDFFPVTLKQGKNVLLVALDNRGHGGFSGFFGFAPDAKYEVFQPSLNFNFSTDIAQIEKGDTFTVHLKVENAEDLAGWQTDIAFNSKVLRALRATEGDFLKQGDGRTFFQAGTINNTTGKITGIKTVQLSKGKMARQGTLFSVRFTALANGQSRLSVDNFQAGSSRGEKINATPPEITIVVGDGAPAAPSLRPDETVLLHNYPNPFNPETWIPYHLAEPADVTLRIYAASGVLVRTLALGHQVAGIYQGRSRAAYWDGKNDVGESVASGIYFYTLTAGDFTATRKMLIRK from the coding sequence ATGAAACATATTAGATCCTTCTTCCTCGTTTTCTTAGCATATATCGCCTTCGTTTTTCCGGCAGATGCCCAGCAAAACATCGCGCAGCAGGCGTATCTTATCCTTGAAAGGAACTGCTTCAATTGCCACGGACCCGCGGGGTCCCATAAAGAGCACATCGTTATTGACTCAGCAGAAAACCTCGTGAAAATGGGGGCAGTGGTACCGAGAAACCCTGGTGCCTCCGAACTCTATACCCGGCTTCAGCACAAAGACCCCGCAAAACGGATGCCGCTCGGACAGCCTGCACTGTCGCCAGCAGCGATGGCGATCATCGAAAATTGGATCCTCCAAGGCGCACCGAGCTGGGATGTCCAAGGTGAGGTCGTAGACTTTATTACGACCGATGCCATGCTCACCAGCATCCAGGAGCATCTCAAAACGCTGGATGCCTTTGACCGTCCCTCTGCCCGCTATTTCACGATGACACACCTCTATAACGCAGGCGAGGGCCCGGAGGCACTTCGGGCTTATCAGATCGCCCTCTCGAAACTCATCAATAGTCTCTCTTGGGGGTTTGGAGTTATCAATCCGGAACCGATTGACGCGGCGAAGACGATCTTTTACATCGATCTCCGCGACTACGAGTGGGACACACGGGAGGCCTGGTCTCACATTGAGGCGGTCTATCCGTATACGATCGAGTTCAATGCCGAACACCACGGGAGGCAACTGCTGAAACTGACGTATCTTCGGGGCGAGATGGCGTGTGAAGTGCCGTTCGTTTACGTGGATTGGTTTCTGGCGACGGCTTCTCTGCCGCCGCTCTACCACGATATTCTTGCGCTTCCGGAGACTGAACATGAACTGGAACTTGAGTTAGGGATAGATGTGGCACGCAATTTGCGGCATGCTCCGGGGGTTCGGGTGTGGCGCGCAGGGACGAACGATTCGGGTGTCTCGAATCACAACCGCGTGGTAGAGCGTCACACGTCTCGGTATGGTGCGTATTGGAAGAGCCACGACTTTGATGGGAGCGCGGGTGCGAAGAATATCTTCACGCACCCGTTGTCGTTTGAGCGCGCCGGGGGTGAAGTTATCTTCAATCTCCCGAACGGTTTGCAGGCGTATTATATCTCGGATGCTCAAGGCAATCGTATAGATGTTGCCCCGACAGAGATTGTTTCAAATCCTGCAGCGAGTGATCCTGCGGTGCGTAATGGTATCTCGTGTATCGGTTGCCACACAGAGGGCATGAAAGCGTTTGAAGACGGTGTACGTTCGACGATCATGCAGACGGCGAATCCGGGTTTTGATAAAGCCCATGCCCTGCGTCTCTATGTGGAAAAAAAGGTGATGGATCGGCTTCTCGCTGAAGATACGGATCGTTACGGAGAAGCACTTAAGGAGACAGGAGGTGTGTTTGACGACATTGAGCCCGTGTCTCGTTTCTATGAGGCGTTTCAAGGGCCGTTAGATGCGTCGCAGGCTGCTGCGGCGATCGGTATGGAAACGGAGGTTTTCCTTGCGAAGATTCGTCAGGAGCCGAGTTTACAGAACTTAGGCTTGACGGGGCTGTTGACTGGTGGAGGTGGGAATGTGAAGCGGGATGTATGGGAGTCTAACTTTTCGGATCTGGTTGCGTGTGTGTATGGGGATGAGTGTGTCGCGCCGCCGACCCCGACCCTGACCCCGACCCCGTTGCCTGTTTTTGGTCATCCGATTCCTGATGTGAACCTGCGTGCGGCGATTGCAGAGAGCTTGGGTGAAACTCCTGCCTCGCTTACGACGGAGGACATCGCGAAGTTGAGGCGTCTGGAGGCGGATGAGAGCGGCATCAGCGACCTGCGGGGACTTGAGTATGCGACGCGACTGGAACGGATAGAGTTGCGTCGGAATGCAATATCCGACCTCTCCCCGTTGCGGAATTTGACCCGTTTGAACAATATCAAGTTGCGTGGCAACAGAATAACCGATGTGTCCCCTCTCGGCGATTTGATTAACGTAGACTGGCTCGGCCTTGAAGAAAATGCGATCACCGATTTGCGACCTTTGAAGAAGTTAATCAAATTGAACGGAATCGGGATTTCAGGAAATCCCATATCGGACGTATCGCCGCTGGCGAGTCTCATCAGTTTAGAACGGATAGATGCTTGGCGAACCCCTATCTCAGATTTTTCTGCCTTGGCGAAGTTGCCGAGACTCCGATGGATAGAATTGGGGAACGATAGATCTATCTCAAAACTTCCGTCTCTGAAGGGGTTAAAAGCATTACGCCGCTTGGAAATTCGTGACTGCAGTATATCAGATCTCTCTGGACTTTCAGCGTTAACACAACTGGAATGGTTATCGTTAGTCAATAACGCGATAGTAGATGTATCGCCGTTGGCGAACTTAACGGCTTTGAAACATCTGAATCTTGATGCGAATCTCATAACGGACGCGTCGCCTTTGGCGAAGTTGGCGAGGTTGGAAGTGCTATACCTTGAGAATAATATTATCACGGATGTCTCCGGACTTTCGGGGTTCAAGAACTTGGAACGGCTTGACCTGCGTAACAACGGCATATCCGACTTTTCGCCTTTAGAGGGGTTGCCGGATAAAACATTTGTTCGGATGGAAGGCAATCCGGGTTTCCCGTCAGGGGGTCCAAAAATCACAGGTCCCTGGTTATGGGCAATCGTTCCAGGGACACGACTTGATGACAGGACAGATTTTCTATCTCGAGCGACAGGTGGTGCTGCTACAGAGATAAAAGTGGCTACCAATGGCGCGAAGGAAGGGAAGGCTGTTGGAAAGCGTAAATGGGCGCTCCATCGCCTCAGTGCTACCGAGGGGAACAACATCAACCGAATGACGGATTCTCTCGGTTGGGGCACAGGTGAGGAGATATATGACCATATCGTTTACGGGTCGGTTGTCTTGGATTCACCGGAGGAACAGGAAACGACGATGCTCGTCGGGAGCGATGATGCCGTTAAAGTGTGGCTCAACGGTGCATTGGTTCATAAAGCACTTGTTGCACGTGGTGCCGGCGATTACCAAGATTTCTTCCCTGTAACGCTGAAACAGGGAAAAAATGTTTTGTTAGTTGCCTTGGACAACCGCGGTCATGGGGGATTTAGCGGCTTTTTTGGATTCGCACCTGACGCGAAATATGAAGTATTCCAACCGAGCCTTAATTTCAACTTTTCTACGGATATAGCACAGATTGAGAAAGGGGATACATTCACTGTGCATCTGAAAGTAGAAAACGCCGAGGATTTAGCGGGATGGCAAACCGATATTGCGTTTAACTCGAAGGTACTCAGAGCGCTTCGCGCGACTGAGGGAGATTTCCTGAAACAGGGTGACGGGCGCACCTTCTTCCAAGCAGGCACGATCAATAATACCACTGGTAAAATCACCGGTATAAAGACAGTGCAACTCTCTAAAGGCAAGATGGCCAGACAAGGCACGCTGTTCTCCGTTAGATTCACAGCCCTCGCGAATGGACAGAGCCGCTTAAGTGTAGACAATTTTCAAGCCGGTTCCAGTAGGGGAGAGAAAATTAATGCGACTCCACCTGAGATTACTATTGTTGTCGGTGATGGTGCCCCTGCTGCGCCTTCGCTGCGTCCTGACGAGACGGTTTTACTTCACAATTATCCGAATCCGTTCAATCCAGAGACATGGATACCGTATCATCTGGCGGAACCCGCGGATGTCACCCTCCGTATCTATGCGGCAAGTGGTGTCTTAGTGCGGACGTTGGCTTTGGGACATCAGGTGGCGGGGATCTATCAGGGTCGGAGTCGTGCGGCGTATTGGGACGGGAAAAATGACGTGGGTGAGTCGGTTGCGAGTGGTATCTATTTCTATACGCTCACTGCTGGCGATTTCACGGCTACTCGCAAAATGTTGATACGGAAGTAG
- a CDS encoding TIM barrel protein, with amino-acid sequence MLAISTMWNALKQQDGAALFDELKNLGFETLELSRHLTPDQIEQLKFPYLRENPPCSIHNFCPILPGTSQVEAEQDKISLSSLNIDERLEAVRRTVQTMELAVELEVPIVVLHLGEVDTYDRSYLMRDLYNYGEREFEAFDQKVTEATEWRKRKETKHRDAVLRSLDALNECALKMELCIAIENRPHYYQIPNFDEVRLFFEEFYGGPMRYWHDVGHAALQERLGVCWADKWLEQYAEYLVGVNLHDLQGLEAYHPPGTGDLEWDELFEQLPPDVLKVLEIRHCEAEPVVEARELCESFF; translated from the coding sequence ATGTTAGCAATTTCAACAATGTGGAACGCTTTGAAACAACAGGACGGTGCTGCACTGTTCGATGAACTCAAAAACCTCGGCTTTGAAACGCTCGAACTCAGCAGGCATCTCACACCCGATCAGATAGAGCAACTTAAGTTTCCATATCTCCGCGAAAATCCGCCCTGTTCGATCCACAACTTCTGTCCTATCCTGCCCGGAACGTCTCAAGTAGAGGCGGAGCAGGATAAAATTTCACTTTCGAGTCTCAATATAGACGAACGACTGGAGGCTGTCCGACGCACCGTCCAAACGATGGAACTCGCTGTTGAGCTGGAAGTGCCAATCGTCGTCCTTCATCTCGGTGAAGTTGATACCTACGACAGATCCTATTTGATGAGAGACCTCTACAATTACGGAGAGCGCGAGTTTGAAGCCTTCGACCAGAAGGTAACCGAAGCCACAGAATGGCGGAAGCGTAAGGAAACGAAACACCGAGACGCAGTATTGCGGAGTCTTGATGCACTCAATGAGTGTGCCTTGAAGATGGAACTCTGTATCGCCATTGAGAATCGCCCACACTACTACCAAATCCCGAATTTCGACGAAGTTAGGTTGTTCTTTGAGGAGTTTTATGGTGGTCCGATGCGGTATTGGCACGACGTAGGACATGCCGCGCTACAGGAAAGACTTGGCGTGTGCTGGGCAGATAAGTGGCTTGAACAGTACGCAGAATACCTCGTCGGCGTGAATCTGCACGATTTGCAGGGGCTTGAGGCATATCACCCACCAGGGACCGGCGACTTAGAGTGGGACGAACTCTTTGAACAGCTCCCGCCGGATGTTCTGAAAGTGTTGGAAATTCGGCACTGTGAAGCCGAACCGGTAGTAGAAGCACGTGAATTGTGCGAATCTTTTTTTTAA
- a CDS encoding phosphoribosylglycinamide formyltransferase yields the protein MNIAVLVSGSGTNLQTLIEQLHQDETSGINIAVVLSDRRKAYALTRAKRAGIPTHVVRTQDFTNRLDFDAEISRVIEQHAIELIALAGFMKVFQPPFVQKYRNRIINVHPTLLPAFPGAHPVADTLAYGVKIAGVTVHFVDEDVDSGPIIAQSAVPVLDTDDEESLHNRIQVEEHKLYPEVIKWYAQGKLKIEGRKVTVQ from the coding sequence TTGAACATCGCAGTCCTCGTTTCAGGGAGCGGAACCAATCTGCAAACCCTGATTGAGCAGTTACATCAAGACGAAACAAGTGGTATCAATATCGCAGTTGTCCTCAGTGATCGGCGCAAGGCTTACGCACTCACACGAGCAAAGCGTGCCGGTATACCGACACATGTTGTCAGAACCCAAGATTTTACAAATCGCCTCGATTTTGATGCAGAGATTTCAAGGGTCATTGAGCAACATGCTATTGAATTAATAGCCCTTGCAGGCTTTATGAAGGTGTTCCAACCCCCCTTTGTGCAAAAATATCGGAACCGGATTATCAACGTCCATCCAACGCTCTTACCGGCATTTCCGGGTGCACACCCCGTTGCTGATACATTAGCCTATGGTGTGAAGATCGCTGGCGTCACCGTTCATTTTGTTGATGAAGATGTGGATTCGGGACCCATTATTGCGCAATCCGCTGTCCCCGTTCTGGACACAGACGATGAAGAGAGTTTACACAACCGAATTCAGGTTGAAGAGCATAAACTCTACCCTGAAGTGATTAAATGGTACGCGCAGGGCAAACTGAAAATTGAGGGACGAAAGGTTACCGTCCAGTAA
- a CDS encoding VWA domain-containing protein: MQSVTRRALLISLIFHLFFFITTFYLVVQNQPIASEKTGLAAELISVENTPRPKSPLKKISPRFLASERELINPHVSTGESPPSLVSPVAVNTETPRSALGRSLQDDVKTENPSPSLDLSRKNWSEVSTATRTLQDVEGDLSKTEAASPAGNTTFGVKRSGPPRIQRAPEISTLNIAVEEGLSPAQLAEISEKRKTLPHVPFSTLMKTLAQEIGATSDGGPIDVVFVIDASGSMRDNIKSVVEHLSEMVNVYKASKIDYALGVTEFWANKNRNRIRVVQLTKSFTEYKRTLQAIEVHQDENALDAVVQTVKELRFRPTSKRHFILVTDEHFTSRDGLEVEDVIAYCREFGIYVNVLGLPLDEHQKLAFETEGKWHVIPEEPQPQVAQRPKVPRHPRNQAEALRQAQWTDVTKVGDAALLLSGNTPIDIVLFVDSSKSMDDKLPYFLNQLDLLVRDLDNALIDYQMGVVRFRSHASVNIVNVFNPPQTLKEVRKIVELPCQGNEMLLDAVAEGLRRLKLRSNAQPYFILITDEPAGGEYSPLAIIQMLQQKHVLVSVVGTYDNFQQQVAIQTGGVWVPIPQGHTTNNSYW, translated from the coding sequence ATGCAATCTGTAACCCGCAGAGCGTTGCTCATCTCGCTGATATTCCACCTCTTTTTTTTCATCACAACGTTTTATCTCGTGGTGCAGAATCAGCCAATAGCGTCAGAGAAAACGGGCTTGGCTGCCGAACTCATTTCTGTCGAAAATACACCTCGCCCGAAGTCCCCGCTGAAAAAGATTTCGCCGCGCTTTCTGGCTTCTGAACGTGAACTCATAAATCCGCATGTCAGCACTGGAGAATCCCCCCCATCTCTCGTATCCCCTGTTGCAGTGAACACTGAAACGCCACGTTCTGCATTAGGTCGCAGTTTGCAAGATGACGTTAAAACAGAAAATCCATCGCCCTCTTTAGATCTGTCGAGAAAAAACTGGAGCGAAGTCAGCACAGCGACCCGCACACTTCAGGACGTTGAGGGAGATTTGTCCAAAACGGAAGCCGCAAGTCCAGCGGGAAATACCACCTTTGGCGTAAAACGCTCGGGTCCACCAAGAATCCAACGCGCGCCAGAGATTTCGACACTTAACATAGCGGTAGAAGAGGGGTTATCCCCAGCACAGTTGGCAGAAATTAGCGAGAAGCGAAAAACTTTACCACACGTTCCGTTTTCGACGCTTATGAAGACGCTCGCACAGGAGATTGGCGCAACCAGTGACGGCGGTCCAATTGACGTCGTATTCGTCATTGATGCCAGCGGCAGTATGCGTGATAACATTAAATCTGTTGTAGAACACTTGAGCGAGATGGTGAATGTATACAAAGCCTCGAAGATAGACTATGCGCTCGGGGTGACAGAATTCTGGGCGAATAAGAACCGGAACAGAATCAGAGTTGTCCAGTTAACAAAGAGTTTTACAGAGTACAAACGGACCCTTCAAGCGATCGAGGTCCATCAGGACGAAAACGCTTTGGATGCTGTCGTTCAGACCGTCAAAGAACTCCGATTCCGCCCCACATCCAAGAGACATTTTATCCTTGTTACGGATGAACATTTCACAAGTCGAGACGGATTAGAGGTGGAAGATGTCATCGCATACTGCCGAGAATTCGGCATTTATGTGAATGTGCTTGGACTTCCTTTGGATGAACACCAGAAACTTGCTTTTGAAACGGAGGGCAAGTGGCACGTTATTCCTGAAGAACCGCAACCGCAGGTCGCACAACGCCCCAAAGTGCCGAGGCACCCCCGAAACCAAGCCGAGGCACTACGCCAAGCACAATGGACGGATGTTACGAAAGTCGGAGATGCCGCGCTGCTACTCAGCGGTAACACCCCAATTGATATTGTCCTGTTCGTTGACAGTAGCAAAAGCATGGACGATAAGCTTCCGTATTTCTTGAATCAACTTGACCTCCTTGTTCGCGACTTGGATAACGCGCTTATAGATTATCAGATGGGGGTGGTGCGTTTCCGATCGCATGCCTCTGTGAACATCGTCAACGTTTTCAATCCGCCACAGACGCTTAAAGAGGTTCGGAAAATCGTTGAACTGCCGTGTCAAGGCAATGAAATGTTATTGGATGCCGTAGCGGAGGGACTCCGACGGCTAAAACTTCGTTCAAATGCCCAACCCTATTTCATCTTGATTACAGATGAACCCGCAGGGGGGGAATACTCGCCACTCGCGATTATCCAAATGTTACAACAGAAACATGTCCTTGTCAGTGTCGTTGGCACTTACGACAACTTCCAACAACAGGTGGCAATCCAAACCGGCGGGGTCTGGGTGCCGATTCCACAGGGACATACAACAAACAATTCATACTGGTAA
- a CDS encoding sigma-70 family RNA polymerase sigma factor, with translation MFVSDEDLMVKCGKGDMSAFELLVRRYQTPLIDYIHRSIDDYQRAEDLSQETFLRVFKSANRYEPTASFKSWLYTIATNLCRNEVRNRTRRNTYFFEDLVEEGEDVYHTNIMQDTRYLPDLLLEKKEQRQIIRKALAQLPENQRVALTLVTYQDLRYEEVAKILGCTVGAVKALIHRARQKMRKLLIKAGVAE, from the coding sequence ATGTTTGTTTCGGATGAAGATCTAATGGTGAAATGCGGGAAAGGGGATATGAGCGCCTTCGAGCTACTGGTCCGGCGATATCAGACCCCTTTGATTGACTACATTCACCGCTCCATCGACGATTATCAACGCGCCGAAGACCTGTCGCAAGAAACGTTCCTTCGTGTCTTCAAAAGTGCGAACCGTTATGAGCCGACGGCTTCCTTCAAAAGTTGGCTCTATACAATCGCGACGAATTTGTGTCGAAACGAGGTTCGAAACCGCACGCGTCGAAACACCTATTTTTTTGAAGATCTGGTTGAAGAAGGCGAAGATGTTTACCATACCAACATCATGCAGGATACCCGCTATCTGCCGGATTTGCTCTTAGAAAAAAAAGAACAGAGACAGATTATTCGCAAAGCACTCGCACAGTTACCAGAAAATCAACGCGTCGCGTTAACGCTCGTTACCTATCAAGACTTACGGTATGAAGAGGTCGCGAAAATTCTTGGATGCACAGTAGGTGCCGTGAAAGCATTGATCCACCGTGCACGGCAAAAAATGAGAAAACTGCTCATCAAAGCAGGAGTTGCGGAATAG
- a CDS encoding tetratricopeptide repeat protein, protein MKNNKTDPEHALTPEKSSVPSSGLQKELIQRGHVDIHAHQTAAKHLKQGADALNVRDYAKAIEEFQQVIQHNRESAEAHFHLGLAHFMLEDYEKAIDAYKMAIACEPGEATVYLNLAATYRLLKRYDEAVDVYTRAIRFIPSHPELHSELGTLYTFQGKRREAVSAYKTAMRLKLELKK, encoded by the coding sequence ATGAAAAATAATAAGACCGATCCAGAACACGCCTTAACACCTGAAAAATCCTCGGTACCCTCAAGTGGATTGCAAAAAGAACTCATCCAGCGGGGACACGTCGACATTCACGCGCATCAGACCGCTGCTAAGCACTTGAAACAGGGGGCAGACGCATTAAACGTTCGAGACTATGCGAAAGCGATTGAAGAGTTTCAGCAGGTAATCCAGCACAACCGCGAATCCGCTGAAGCACACTTTCATCTCGGGTTGGCACATTTTATGCTGGAGGACTATGAAAAGGCGATAGATGCATATAAAATGGCAATAGCGTGCGAACCGGGCGAAGCGACAGTATACCTCAATCTCGCAGCAACGTATCGCTTGCTCAAACGCTATGATGAGGCTGTTGACGTTTATACACGTGCCATTCGCTTTATACCGAGCCACCCTGAGCTGCATTCTGAACTCGGGACACTCTATACATTTCAGGGCAAGCGACGTGAAGCCGTCAGTGCCTATAAAACAGCGATGCGACTTAAACTTGAATTGAAAAAGTAG
- a CDS encoding formylglycine-generating enzyme family protein, whose amino-acid sequence MEHTNGVTAKHILNITKSSASRIALAKSDAPDALQKLCQEYWTWHFDESLSEVARLLLNTELGWEAMPQLTTPPVGEVISPLGYAIAHEDQGIRDAALQVLDATVHIPAGVAYIGEEPTTLEMDGFRIAVYPVTNAQYHRFLQDTGHTPPQDWTDGTYSANRGDHPVVWVTCEDAEAYARYVGGRLPTFSEWQYAARGVDDRLFPWGYEIDKPRCNTAELGAGATTPVISFRDGMSPFGCYDMVGNVWEWTDTPYDDEGNFRVACGGAWYYNHDYSTCTSYDFFSNGYAEFVIGFRIAW is encoded by the coding sequence ATGGAGCACACGAACGGCGTTACAGCAAAACATATCCTGAACATCACGAAGTCGAGTGCATCTCGGATTGCACTGGCGAAAAGCGATGCACCAGATGCCCTTCAAAAACTCTGTCAAGAGTATTGGACGTGGCACTTCGATGAATCGCTGTCAGAGGTCGCACGGTTGCTGCTGAACACGGAACTCGGCTGGGAAGCTATGCCGCAACTCACAACACCGCCGGTGGGTGAGGTCATATCACCCCTCGGTTATGCGATCGCACACGAAGATCAGGGTATCCGAGATGCCGCGCTACAGGTATTGGATGCCACTGTTCATATTCCTGCAGGCGTAGCGTATATCGGTGAAGAACCCACCACGTTGGAGATGGACGGATTTAGGATTGCGGTTTATCCTGTAACCAACGCACAGTACCATCGATTCCTTCAGGATACAGGACACACACCACCCCAAGATTGGACGGACGGGACCTATTCCGCAAACAGGGGTGACCATCCTGTCGTCTGGGTTACGTGTGAAGATGCTGAAGCTTATGCACGCTATGTCGGCGGCAGGTTACCGACGTTTTCAGAGTGGCAATACGCCGCACGCGGAGTTGATGATAGGCTTTTCCCGTGGGGTTATGAAATTGACAAACCGCGGTGCAACACCGCAGAACTCGGTGCAGGAGCGACAACCCCGGTCATCAGTTTCAGAGACGGCATGAGTCCCTTCGGATGCTACGATATGGTCGGCAACGTATGGGAATGGACGGACACACCCTATGACGATGAAGGGAACTTCCGTGTGGCGTGTGGAGGCGCGTGGTATTACAACCACGACTATAGCACCTGCACCAGTTACGATTTTTTTAGCAACGGATATGCAGAGTTTGTAATCGGGTTCCGTATCGCGTGGTAA
- a CDS encoding HAD family hydrolase, producing the protein MQISTISFDGDMTLWDFLQVMRHSLKHTLAELQRQRPTSRTLKLTIDEMIAIREQFAEEVKGKIWNLEEIRLRAFERTLEHVGCPDKELAAHLNAIYRKHRFEDIELYPDVIPTFDVLAPQFKLGLLSNGNTYPERCGLEGYFAFIVFSQDVQIEKPDRRIFEITAQRAGCELAQILHVGDSLRNDVAGARDAGVPSVWLNREGTPNDTEIQPDYEVTSLTEIPTILGMGEQ; encoded by the coding sequence TTGCAAATCTCAACGATCTCTTTTGATGGCGACATGACTTTGTGGGATTTTTTGCAGGTTATGCGTCATTCGCTCAAGCACACATTGGCGGAGCTACAAAGACAACGTCCGACATCGCGTACCCTAAAACTAACAATTGACGAAATGATTGCGATTCGCGAGCAATTTGCTGAAGAAGTAAAAGGAAAAATCTGGAATCTTGAAGAAATCAGGCTGCGCGCATTTGAGAGAACACTTGAACACGTCGGATGCCCAGATAAAGAACTCGCTGCACATCTGAACGCGATATATCGGAAGCATCGGTTTGAAGATATAGAATTGTATCCAGATGTCATTCCGACCTTTGATGTTCTGGCACCCCAATTCAAACTCGGATTGCTGTCAAATGGAAATACCTACCCGGAACGCTGCGGACTTGAGGGGTATTTCGCTTTTATTGTTTTTTCTCAAGATGTACAGATCGAGAAACCGGATCGAAGAATCTTTGAGATAACTGCCCAGCGAGCGGGTTGCGAACTCGCGCAGATACTCCATGTAGGAGACTCACTTAGAAATGATGTTGCCGGTGCACGGGATGCGGGTGTACCTTCCGTCTGGCTTAACCGAGAAGGCACACCGAATGACACAGAAATCCAACCTGATTACGAGGTGACTTCATTGACTGAAATTCCTACAATTTTGGGGATGGGTGAACAGTAG
- a CDS encoding nuclear transport factor 2 family protein, protein MMRNAHDTVKAYFDALVVGDAETLIAMMLPVSHYLKIGTDADEVVAGSAGIAAYYRNHVASTEDFSIEFINLDVQERDDVAWFYTRQIWRLKWQGTPEEFVMRMTGVLEKVDKSWKFAQIHASIGHQ, encoded by the coding sequence ATGATGCGGAATGCCCATGATACGGTGAAGGCGTATTTTGACGCCCTTGTTGTTGGTGATGCTGAAACCCTCATTGCAATGATGCTTCCTGTCTCACACTACCTCAAGATTGGTACCGATGCTGACGAGGTTGTCGCGGGAAGCGCAGGAATCGCGGCGTATTATCGAAACCACGTCGCGAGCACGGAGGATTTCAGCATTGAATTTATTAACCTTGACGTGCAGGAACGGGACGATGTCGCTTGGTTCTACACGCGCCAGATCTGGCGGCTCAAATGGCAAGGCACGCCAGAGGAATTCGTCATGCGGATGACGGGTGTCTTGGAAAAAGTCGATAAGTCATGGAAATTCGCACAGATCCACGCCTCGATCGGGCATCAATAA